From a region of the Thiorhodovibrio winogradskyi genome:
- a CDS encoding DUF5615 family PIN-like protein: MAYRLVSQLRDMGVDATHVNRILDGSETQDAAIAAYVDTNDMLLITKDGDFRDSHFLRGTPKRLLRLALGNVCNSELVTLITSYWPEIAKVSQEDRCYLELSSDGLIRASPLF, translated from the coding sequence GTGGCCTATCGTTTGGTCAGTCAGTTACGCGACATGGGTGTCGATGCCACCCATGTGAACCGTATCCTGGACGGATCGGAAACCCAGGACGCTGCAATTGCGGCCTACGTCGATACAAACGACATGTTGCTAATCACAAAAGATGGCGATTTTCGTGACAGCCATTTTCTGCGCGGAACGCCGAAGCGGTTGTTACGACTCGCTCTTGGGAACGTCTGTAACAGCGAACTCGTCACCCTGATCACGTCTTATTGGCCAGAAATCGCCAAAGTGAGCCAAGAGGATAGGTGTTACCTTGAATTATCCAGCGACGGGCTCATTCGTGCGTCGCCTTTATTCTGA
- a CDS encoding DUF7146 domain-containing protein codes for MNPIESADVRQAVHRVGWLTVLDLLARPALEAALQRPGRHGPCPVHGAGQGDGFRLFPDVDRSGGGICATCGAYPDGFALLGWLFGWSFPEALNRVAGVLELTNATPPLARPAVVDRSKFPVCVSKQAADQARARLRALWNESLRPDHPGAVVLQRYLVQRGLSDADFDQRVLRFHPGLPYWSTAGTDRPLCMGRFPAMLALVSAPDGSAMTLHRTYLREDGAGKAPMPAPKKLMASGQNRSLVGSAVRLCPVERAKTPALGLAEGIETALAVRAMTGMPVWAALSATLLERFTPPPGLRRLVVWADKDRSGVGEQAAQALQRRLRASVEVRIRVPLAPIPPLARGVDWADVWQELPESRLAA; via the coding sequence ATGAACCCGATTGAATCGGCGGACGTTCGCCAGGCGGTGCACCGTGTCGGCTGGTTGACCGTTTTGGACCTACTGGCCAGGCCAGCCCTTGAGGCGGCCTTGCAACGACCGGGACGCCATGGGCCGTGCCCGGTGCATGGCGCTGGTCAGGGCGATGGCTTTCGGCTGTTTCCGGATGTGGATCGTTCCGGCGGTGGCATCTGCGCGACCTGCGGGGCTTATCCGGATGGCTTTGCGCTGCTGGGCTGGCTGTTTGGGTGGTCGTTTCCCGAGGCGTTGAACCGGGTGGCTGGCGTTTTGGAGCTAACCAACGCGACACCGCCTTTGGCACGGCCTGCAGTGGTCGACCGGTCTAAGTTCCCTGTCTGCGTTTCCAAGCAGGCTGCCGACCAAGCCCGCGCCCGGCTGCGAGCGCTGTGGAATGAAAGCCTGCGGCCCGACCATCCTGGCGCGGTGGTTCTGCAGCGGTATCTGGTCCAGCGCGGACTCAGCGATGCCGATTTTGATCAACGGGTACTCCGGTTTCATCCGGGATTGCCCTATTGGAGCACGGCTGGAACTGACCGTCCCCTCTGTATGGGGCGGTTTCCGGCGATGCTGGCGTTGGTGTCCGCGCCGGATGGATCGGCCATGACGCTGCATCGGACGTATCTGCGAGAAGACGGCGCGGGCAAGGCGCCAATGCCGGCGCCCAAAAAACTGATGGCATCCGGCCAGAATCGCTCGCTCGTTGGCTCGGCCGTGCGGTTGTGCCCGGTCGAACGTGCAAAAACCCCGGCACTTGGCTTGGCCGAGGGCATCGAGACCGCGCTGGCCGTGCGCGCCATGACCGGCATGCCGGTCTGGGCGGCGCTGTCAGCGACCCTGCTCGAACGCTTCACGCCGCCGCCCGGCCTTCGCCGGCTGGTAGTCTGGGCCGACAAGGATCGCTCAGGTGTCGGCGAACAAGCAGCCCAAGCGCTTCAGCGACGGCTGCGTGCGTCGGTGGAGGTGCGCATCCGCGTGCCGCTCGCACCGATTCCGCCGCTGGCCCGTGGCGTCGATTGGGCGGATGTCTGGCAAGAATTGCCGGAATCACGTCTGGCGGCTTAA
- a CDS encoding DUF6159 family protein: MAVFARSWSLFRSALAVLGAEKAFLLYPLLAGLGILIFSALILGGTLERLHGGDPSFADGLALARQRAGVILGYSGIAATVGLLLSMLRGRDQQPGIGLLLSSLGGFAWSVATFLVIPVLAAKGIGAIAAIKESVTLLKRTWGEQLSLNVGLGVIIGLPMLLLFAATFGAAFWAASTQQPALIIGAIATGVTLIALLSLISATLNAIIRGAIYVYAEEGEVPGQFDDTLVRQALKSRKR, from the coding sequence ATGGCGGTTTTCGCACGCTCATGGTCGCTGTTTCGCAGCGCACTCGCAGTGCTCGGTGCCGAGAAGGCGTTTCTGCTCTATCCCCTGCTGGCGGGACTCGGCATACTGATCTTCTCGGCACTGATTCTCGGCGGCACGCTGGAGCGATTGCACGGCGGTGATCCAAGCTTCGCCGATGGTTTGGCCTTGGCCCGTCAACGCGCGGGCGTCATTCTTGGCTATTCTGGCATTGCCGCGACCGTGGGTTTGTTGCTGTCAATGCTGCGCGGACGCGACCAGCAACCGGGCATCGGCTTGTTGCTCTCCAGCCTGGGTGGCTTCGCCTGGAGTGTGGCGACCTTTCTGGTGATTCCCGTCCTGGCCGCGAAAGGGATTGGAGCGATAGCGGCGATCAAGGAGAGCGTCACCCTCCTGAAGCGCACCTGGGGCGAGCAACTCAGCCTCAATGTGGGCTTGGGTGTTATCATCGGCCTGCCCATGCTGCTTCTGTTCGCCGCCACTTTCGGCGCCGCCTTCTGGGCCGCAAGCACCCAACAGCCGGCGCTGATCATCGGAGCGATCGCCACCGGCGTGACACTGATCGCGTTGTTGTCCCTCATCAGCGCGACCCTCAATGCCATTATCCGTGGGGCCATCTATGTCTATGCCGAGGAAGGCGAGGTCCCTGGGCAATTCGACGACACGTTGGTGCGCCAGGCACTAAAGTCACGCAAACGATGA
- the istB gene encoding IS21-like element helper ATPase IstB: MTTKTSTNEQLAEQLAFLKLSFMLEQFTALAGEAARAHWDHVAYLAALAEGETTLRRERSVQRRIKQARFAVIKTLEQFQWSWPKAINRQQVQHLFRLDWVAEKGNVVFLGTVGVGKTHLATALGYQACLKGYNVRFATAIEVVNTLVAAERAGRLKQALEGYRKPAVLVLDELKYLPIDKVGADLLFQILSQRYEQGATVITSNRAYKDWAEIFNNDATLTSALLDRLLHHAETVLIEGPSYRMKDRVEV, translated from the coding sequence ATGACCACCAAGACATCCACCAACGAGCAACTGGCCGAGCAACTGGCCTTTTTGAAGCTGTCGTTCATGCTGGAGCAGTTTACCGCTCTAGCCGGGGAGGCGGCGCGCGCGCATTGGGATCATGTGGCTTATCTGGCGGCACTAGCCGAGGGGGAGACGACGCTGCGGCGCGAGCGCAGTGTACAACGGCGCATCAAGCAGGCGCGGTTTGCAGTGATCAAGACGCTGGAGCAGTTCCAATGGAGCTGGCCGAAGGCGATCAATCGCCAGCAGGTGCAGCATTTGTTTCGCCTCGATTGGGTTGCTGAGAAAGGCAATGTGGTCTTCCTCGGTACCGTGGGGGTGGGCAAGACGCACCTGGCCACGGCGCTGGGTTATCAGGCGTGCCTGAAGGGCTACAACGTGCGTTTTGCTACCGCCATCGAGGTGGTCAATACCTTGGTGGCGGCTGAGCGCGCCGGGCGGTTGAAACAGGCGCTGGAGGGCTATCGCAAACCGGCGGTCCTGGTCCTGGATGAGCTTAAGTATTTGCCCATCGATAAGGTCGGTGCGGATCTACTGTTCCAGATCCTCAGCCAGCGCTATGAGCAGGGTGCCACCGTCATCACCTCGAACCGCGCCTACAAGGATTGGGCGGAAATCTTCAACAACGATGCCACGCTCACCTCGGCGCTGCTCGATCGGTTGCTGCACCATGCCGAGACGGTGCTCATCGAGGGACCGAGCTATCGGATGAAGGATCGCGTGGAGGTCTGA
- a CDS encoding PepSY domain-containing protein, translating into MMPTSAMRDVIRMGLLCLFSLQVSADTQADHQRARAARLRGEIRPIAEILHQIGAQVPGEVIGIELERDKHAGQRVWIYEFKILTPDGRRLEVEIDAREGEILELEDED; encoded by the coding sequence ATGATGCCAACCTCCGCGATGCGCGATGTCATCCGCATGGGCCTCCTGTGCCTGTTCAGTCTTCAGGTGAGTGCCGACACTCAGGCGGATCACCAGCGCGCGCGCGCGGCGCGTTTGCGCGGCGAGATCCGGCCGATCGCCGAGATCCTGCATCAGATCGGCGCACAGGTACCGGGGGAGGTCATCGGGATCGAACTCGAACGCGACAAGCACGCCGGCCAGCGGGTCTGGATCTACGAATTCAAGATCCTGACCCCGGACGGGCGCCGGTTGGAGGTTGAGATCGACGCCCGCGAGGGTGAAATCCTGGAATTGGAGGATGAGGACTGA
- a CDS encoding Uma2 family endonuclease: MAVVVAEPTLEEARPIFRLGVDTYHQMISTGLFDEDDRLELIDGELRAMTPINPDHAGKNKRLNRLLNQRVGDKALVAVQDPLTLAPHSEPEPDLMLLRPRDDYYEGANPTPADTLLVIEICDSSLRYDREVKVPLYAAQGVPEVWLVDLQHRRLELYREASADGYRLMLRPAPGEVVAPVLLPDVRLRVDELW, encoded by the coding sequence ATGGCTGTTGTCGTCGCTGAACCCACCCTTGAGGAAGCACGCCCCATCTTTCGCCTGGGCGTGGATACCTACCATCAAATGATTTCCACCGGTCTCTTTGATGAAGATGATCGCCTTGAACTCATCGACGGAGAGCTGCGAGCCATGACGCCCATCAACCCCGATCATGCCGGCAAGAACAAGCGACTGAACCGACTGCTCAACCAGCGCGTCGGTGACAAGGCTCTGGTGGCTGTGCAGGATCCACTCACCTTGGCACCGCATTCGGAGCCCGAGCCGGATCTGATGCTGCTGCGCCCGCGCGATGATTATTATGAGGGCGCGAATCCGACGCCCGCCGATACCCTGCTGGTGATTGAAATTTGCGACAGCTCGCTGCGTTACGACCGCGAAGTCAAGGTGCCACTGTACGCCGCTCAAGGTGTCCCCGAGGTCTGGCTGGTGGATCTTCAGCACCGCCGCCTGGAACTCTATCGGGAAGCCTCCGCCGATGGGTATCGGCTGATGTTGCGCCCCGCGCCGGGCGAGGTGGTCGCGCCGGTGTTGTTGCCAGATGTGCGCCTGCGCGTCGATGAACTCTGGTAG
- a CDS encoding cytochrome C, producing the protein MSPFLFKSVLTLLITGSLAMSSTQLAFADDDDDDKHERDDNSLFELRQTPVVNATYREECGSCHMAYQPGLLPPRDWARIMAPDALINHYGDDASLSEQPRAEISAFLGANAANNPGAVSGGLPRITASAAFKHEHDEIPARLVTANPEVNSFSQCSACHQKAAEGNYDERWIDIPGHGPWKD; encoded by the coding sequence ATGAGTCCCTTTTTATTCAAATCCGTTCTGACACTCCTGATCACCGGCAGCTTGGCGATGAGCAGCACCCAATTGGCGTTCGCCGATGATGATGACGACGACAAGCACGAACGCGACGACAACAGCTTATTCGAGTTGCGCCAGACGCCGGTTGTCAACGCCACCTATCGTGAGGAGTGCGGTTCCTGCCACATGGCCTATCAGCCCGGCCTGCTCCCGCCGCGGGACTGGGCCCGGATCATGGCGCCGGATGCACTGATCAATCATTACGGCGACGATGCCAGCCTATCCGAGCAACCGCGCGCAGAGATCAGCGCCTTTCTAGGCGCCAATGCAGCCAACAATCCGGGCGCGGTCTCTGGTGGTCTGCCTCGCATCACCGCAAGCGCCGCTTTCAAGCATGAGCATGACGAGATACCGGCCCGCCTGGTGACAGCGAACCCGGAGGTCAACAGCTTTAGCCAGTGCAGCGCCTGCCATCAAAAAGCCGCCGAAGGCAATTATGACGAACGCTGGATCGACATTCCGGGCCATGGTCCCTGGAAGGATTGA
- a CDS encoding DUF1924 domain-containing protein, with amino-acid sequence MKRQLATALPTVLFSASMLILPATPCAADPAAGAAGWLKEYPQADGSKPRSCTTCHGRDLTQPGQHANTGKVIEPLAPSVNPRRLTDSAKIEKWLRRNCRWTIGRECTADEKADFIAYIKTQ; translated from the coding sequence ATGAAACGACAGCTTGCCACTGCCCTGCCCACAGTCCTGTTCAGTGCCAGCATGCTGATCCTGCCTGCCACCCCCTGTGCGGCCGATCCCGCCGCTGGAGCAGCCGGTTGGCTCAAGGAATACCCCCAGGCCGATGGTTCCAAGCCGCGCAGTTGCACGACCTGTCATGGTCGCGATCTGACGCAACCGGGACAGCATGCCAACACCGGAAAGGTCATCGAACCCCTGGCCCCCTCGGTGAATCCGCGGCGTCTCACCGATTCAGCCAAAATCGAGAAATGGTTGCGGCGCAACTGTCGCTGGACCATCGGGCGCGAGTGCACCGCCGACGAAAAAGCCGATTTCATTGCCTACATCAAGACCCAATAA
- a CDS encoding potassium transporter TrkG — MHWRAIFRLFGVLFLFYSLSFLPSLGIAWLYHDGQIQVFAASWLLSAILGVLLWLPNRNDPRALSVREAFFVVTLFWALLGAIGGLPFVLGLHLSFTDAVFESISGFTTTGATVIIGLDALPASILYHRQQIQWLGGMGMIVLAVAILPLMGVGGSQLYRAESSGVAKFEKLTPRIAETARSLWGLYVGLTLACALAFWGAGMTLFDAVGHAFATVATGGFSTHDASMGWFDSPLIESIAIVFMLAGGVNFAVHFIAWQRFDPLAYGRDPEVRVYGWLFLGGSLFVALSLLWTRAYTGFGESLRHSAFQVASILTSTGFGTATFGDWPRHIPLTLIILSFIGGCIGSTAGGMKVLRILLMTRQGLQQLFHLAHPRAQISLKLGGRPVDQDTQFSIWGFAVLYTSVSLLLTVGMMALGLDFISAVGAVAATINLLGPGLGEVASTFATVDDAVKWLSVFAMLVGRLEVFTLLILFLPAYWRG; from the coding sequence ATGCATTGGCGCGCGATTTTTCGCCTGTTCGGCGTGCTGTTTTTGTTCTATAGCCTGAGCTTTCTGCCGTCGCTGGGCATCGCCTGGCTGTATCACGACGGCCAGATCCAGGTGTTCGCGGCGTCCTGGCTGCTGTCGGCGATCCTGGGGGTGCTTTTGTGGCTGCCCAATCGCAATGATCCGCGGGCGCTGTCGGTGCGCGAGGCCTTTTTTGTGGTGACGCTCTTCTGGGCGCTGCTGGGAGCCATTGGTGGTCTGCCTTTCGTGCTGGGGCTGCATCTGTCTTTTACCGACGCGGTGTTTGAGTCCATCTCCGGTTTCACCACCACGGGCGCCACCGTCATCATTGGGCTTGATGCCTTGCCGGCGTCGATTCTTTATCACCGCCAGCAGATCCAATGGCTCGGCGGCATGGGCATGATCGTGCTGGCGGTGGCCATTTTGCCGCTGATGGGCGTGGGCGGCAGTCAGCTGTATCGCGCCGAGTCCTCCGGGGTGGCCAAGTTCGAGAAGCTCACCCCGCGTATCGCCGAGACCGCGCGATCGCTGTGGGGACTCTATGTCGGCCTGACGCTGGCCTGTGCGCTGGCCTTCTGGGGCGCGGGCATGACGCTGTTTGATGCCGTCGGTCATGCTTTCGCGACTGTCGCCACCGGTGGATTCTCCACCCATGATGCCAGCATGGGCTGGTTTGACAGCCCGCTGATCGAGAGCATTGCCATTGTCTTCATGCTCGCCGGCGGGGTGAACTTCGCGGTGCATTTCATTGCCTGGCAGCGGTTCGATCCGCTGGCCTATGGACGCGATCCGGAGGTGCGGGTCTACGGCTGGCTATTTCTCGGCGGCAGTCTGTTCGTGGCGCTGAGCCTGCTGTGGACGCGCGCTTACACCGGCTTTGGCGAATCCCTGCGCCACAGCGCCTTTCAGGTCGCCTCCATCCTCACCAGCACCGGCTTTGGCACCGCCACTTTCGGCGATTGGCCACGACATATTCCGCTCACCCTGATCATTCTGTCGTTCATCGGTGGCTGCATCGGCTCGACCGCCGGCGGCATGAAGGTGCTGCGGATTCTGCTCATGACCCGTCAGGGCTTGCAGCAATTGTTTCATCTTGCCCATCCGCGCGCCCAGATCAGCCTCAAGCTCGGCGGTCGCCCGGTGGATCAGGACACCCAGTTTTCCATCTGGGGCTTCGCGGTGCTCTATACCTCCGTGAGCCTGCTGCTGACTGTGGGGATGATGGCGCTGGGGCTGGATTTCATCAGCGCGGTCGGCGCCGTGGCGGCGACCATCAATCTGCTCGGGCCGGGGTTGGGCGAGGTGGCGTCGACCTTCGCCACGGTCGATGACGCGGTGAAATGGCTGTCGGTCTTCGCCATGCTGGTCGGGCGCCTGGAGGTCTTTACCCTGCTGATTTTGTTCCTGCCGGCTTATTGGCGGGGGTGA
- a CDS encoding cytochrome b/b6 domain-containing protein, with amino-acid sequence MSNNAPNDTATLANSSRSDAPKRVRVWDPLVRIFHWSLVAGFATAFIVEDDLLGVHVWAGYLVLALISVRLIWGLIGTRHARFSDFVRGPGAVLAYLRDVVRLRAPRYLGHNPAGGAMIVLLLISVAATGISGLALYGAEEFAGPLAGVMRGLPPFLGEVLEETHEVLANVSLGLILIHVAGVLASSLLHHENLIGGMISGYKRQEME; translated from the coding sequence ATGTCGAACAACGCACCGAATGACACCGCCACCCTTGCCAACAGCTCCCGCAGCGACGCCCCTAAGCGGGTTCGCGTCTGGGATCCGCTGGTCAGGATCTTTCATTGGTCATTGGTGGCCGGATTTGCCACCGCCTTTATCGTCGAGGACGACCTGCTCGGCGTCCATGTCTGGGCCGGCTATCTGGTGCTCGCCCTCATCAGTGTACGCCTGATCTGGGGGCTGATAGGCACGCGCCATGCGCGCTTCAGCGACTTTGTGCGCGGCCCAGGGGCTGTGCTTGCGTATCTACGTGATGTTGTGCGCTTGCGGGCGCCGCGTTATCTGGGCCACAACCCGGCGGGTGGCGCCATGATCGTGCTGCTCCTGATCAGTGTCGCTGCCACCGGAATCAGCGGTCTGGCGCTCTATGGCGCCGAGGAGTTCGCCGGCCCGCTGGCCGGGGTGATGCGTGGCCTGCCACCCTTCTTGGGTGAGGTTTTGGAAGAGACCCATGAGGTGTTGGCGAATGTCTCGCTCGGTCTGATCCTAATCCACGTGGCCGGGGTGCTGGCCTCCAGTCTGCTGCATCACGAGAATCTGATCGGCGGCATGATCAGCGGCTACAAGCGCCAAGAAATGGAATAA
- a CDS encoding DUF302 domain-containing protein: MIQSNAQLTRQALLVLLLMLAVSPATFSAEQGLAQRTSPYSIPDTLDRLEALLQEKGVTVFARIDHSAGAQEAGLELPPMQLLIFGHPKAGTPLMRAAPSSGLDLPLKVLVWEDADGQGRLPAFQVGRFAHEAFIPFLGACSR, translated from the coding sequence ATGATCCAATCTAACGCGCAACTGACCCGACAGGCACTGCTTGTTCTGCTGCTGATGCTGGCTGTTTCGCCAGCCACCTTCTCCGCTGAACAGGGCTTGGCGCAACGCACCAGCCCCTATTCGATCCCAGACACCCTCGACCGACTCGAAGCCCTGTTGCAGGAGAAAGGCGTCACCGTCTTTGCCCGCATTGATCACAGCGCCGGCGCCCAGGAGGCCGGACTCGAACTCCCGCCCATGCAACTGCTGATCTTCGGCCACCCCAAGGCCGGCACGCCGCTGATGCGGGCCGCGCCCAGCAGCGGTCTGGATCTGCCGCTGAAGGTGCTGGTGTGGGAGGACGCCGACGGACAAGGGCGTCTCCCAGCTTTCCAGGTCGGACGTTTCGCGCACGAGGCGTTTATTCCATTTCTTGGCGCTTGTAGCCGCTGA
- a CDS encoding Mu transposase domain-containing protein: MVDNLKSAVLRRITGEAPVFNPRYLDFANHHGFRVIACNKGKGNEKGRVESGVGYVKKNFLNGLDVSDFKTLNPAVRLWMDGIANVREHGETHQRPVDRFAEERSALQAGPQQPYDVANIVQVRASSSFRVRWETNRYSVPAQYAGCLLTLKAYPDRLCVYDGERLIARHPRSWDRHQDFEHPDHPKALLEQRKKARTQKLLGRFLALSPRSEAYYRALAERRLNPEHHVQKIVALSEIYGVEATARAMDDAFTYQAEQPRIRGQCAGEPGAAATRTGGTELDPAPGFAGVGDAGAGFESVSNP, translated from the coding sequence ATGGTCGATAACCTCAAGTCTGCCGTCTTGCGCCGCATCACCGGGGAGGCGCCGGTGTTCAATCCGCGCTATCTGGATTTTGCCAACCATCATGGCTTTCGGGTCATTGCCTGCAACAAGGGCAAGGGCAACGAAAAAGGCCGCGTGGAATCGGGCGTTGGCTATGTGAAGAAAAATTTCCTCAACGGGTTGGATGTGTCAGATTTTAAGACCCTCAACCCGGCGGTACGGCTGTGGATGGATGGCATTGCCAATGTTCGTGAGCATGGCGAGACCCATCAGCGCCCGGTCGATCGCTTTGCCGAGGAGCGCTCAGCGCTGCAGGCGGGGCCGCAGCAGCCCTATGACGTGGCCAATATCGTGCAGGTGCGCGCCTCATCAAGCTTTCGGGTGCGCTGGGAGACCAATCGCTATTCGGTGCCGGCTCAGTATGCCGGGTGCTTGCTGACGCTGAAGGCCTATCCCGATCGCTTGTGCGTCTATGACGGGGAGCGGCTGATCGCGCGCCATCCGCGCAGTTGGGATCGCCACCAGGACTTTGAGCATCCGGATCATCCCAAAGCCTTGCTGGAGCAGCGCAAGAAGGCGCGCACGCAAAAGCTGTTGGGGCGCTTCCTGGCGCTCTCCCCGCGGTCCGAGGCCTACTACAGAGCTCTGGCCGAACGGCGGCTCAACCCCGAGCATCATGTCCAGAAGATCGTGGCGTTGAGCGAGATCTATGGCGTGGAGGCTACCGCGCGGGCGATGGACGATGCCTTCACCTATCAGGCCGAACAGCCGCGAATACGTGGCCAATGTGCTGGAGAGCCGGGCGCGGCTGCAACCAGAACCGGCGGCACTGAGCTTGACCCGGCGCCAGGATTTGCTGGAGTTGGAGATGCCGGCGCCGGATTTGAGTCTGTATCAAACCCCTGA
- a CDS encoding DUF433 domain-containing protein, which yields MSQLERITLDPDICHGKPCVRHMRWPVEVVLDLVSSGMSMDEILADHPELEREDIRACLAYARLLVSGEPLRPAA from the coding sequence ATGTCACAACTTGAGCGCATCACTCTTGACCCGGATATCTGCCACGGCAAACCCTGCGTCCGTCACATGCGTTGGCCGGTTGAGGTGGTGTTGGACTTGGTCTCCTCGGGAATGAGCATGGATGAGATCCTCGCTGATCATCCTGAACTGGAGCGCGAGGATATCCGAGCTTGCCTGGCCTATGCCCGTTTACTGGTCTCCGGCGAACCGCTGCGACCCGCTGCCTGA
- a CDS encoding VWA domain-containing protein: MSHAFRTLHQAMPIVAAALGRQFGVPVAVGGDEACTDGHSIQVPALPPQSELIPVAWGYLAHEAAHLRFTDFDAYRQGSGSDPLSRSVLNILEDIRIERAIAVPYPGTRETLLAVCDHLSGRGDLSPPKPDAHPAQVLTSYLLLHLRHRLLATESLAASAREAERVLREVFPLRTVHRLQGLLTEVGQLANTGDTVDLAKRIRALLEAEKPPARAPSSGSGTDQPDQPGHAGQNVPGTAGRNHPTSDGGSTGTPTDANAAGADDSLNPTAGQSSPGNAAGDHPSGQGQGQGQKQGTDGTTSVGPGGSASSTKPDSTPPPTLNADAPADVGKAQAIAQALSASDDDLPGDLFQQVRELLDAAGQGDSPCLLPRAEPFESDPTRGLRLLATVQEESRRLRARLQGLVQASRLDRPQAFRHGPRLLPKRLYRAAVGDPRLFARKRERVAVDTAIHLLIDLSGSMNSPVRRRDGLVQRRGQIAQSAALALALALDGIHGVSVAVSAFPGLSGVEDRISVLVRHGQRPRACAGAFLQSTRGGTPMAGALWFAAADLLGRPESRRIVLLLTDGKPNRIAETREILRLCSAAGLETVGLGIGVDVSGLFPVALRVDEVTELRTALFGAAERLLLAA, encoded by the coding sequence ATGAGCCATGCCTTTCGCACCTTGCATCAGGCCATGCCGATTGTCGCCGCCGCGCTGGGACGCCAGTTTGGCGTTCCAGTCGCGGTTGGCGGGGATGAGGCTTGCACCGACGGTCACAGTATCCAGGTGCCGGCCTTGCCGCCGCAATCTGAGCTGATTCCGGTTGCCTGGGGCTATCTGGCCCACGAGGCGGCGCATTTGCGTTTTACCGATTTTGATGCCTATCGCCAGGGTTCGGGTTCAGATCCCTTGAGCCGCAGCGTGCTGAACATTCTCGAGGATATCCGCATCGAGCGGGCCATTGCCGTGCCTTATCCCGGCACACGGGAGACCTTGCTGGCGGTGTGCGACCATCTGAGCGGACGCGGTGACTTGTCGCCGCCGAAGCCGGATGCGCATCCGGCCCAGGTCTTGACCAGCTATCTGCTGCTGCATCTGCGCCATCGGCTGTTGGCGACCGAGTCGCTCGCCGCTTCGGCGCGTGAAGCGGAGCGGGTGCTGCGCGAGGTGTTTCCGTTGCGGACCGTGCATCGGTTGCAGGGCTTGTTGACCGAGGTCGGTCAGCTTGCCAACACCGGGGATACGGTCGATTTGGCGAAGCGGATTCGCGCGTTGCTGGAGGCAGAGAAGCCGCCGGCTCGGGCGCCGTCGTCTGGGTCCGGGACCGATCAGCCAGATCAGCCGGGCCATGCTGGCCAAAACGTGCCTGGCACTGCGGGGAGGAATCACCCGACATCGGATGGTGGTTCAACCGGAACACCCACGGATGCCAACGCAGCGGGCGCTGATGACTCACTGAACCCGACAGCTGGCCAATCAAGCCCTGGAAACGCGGCTGGGGATCATCCCTCTGGACAGGGACAGGGACAAGGACAGAAACAGGGGACTGACGGGACGACATCGGTTGGTCCTGGCGGTTCGGCTTCTTCAACCAAGCCGGACTCGACGCCTCCTCCAACGCTCAACGCGGACGCACCGGCTGACGTCGGAAAGGCCCAAGCCATCGCTCAGGCGCTGAGCGCCAGCGATGACGATCTGCCGGGGGATCTCTTTCAGCAGGTGCGCGAGCTCCTTGATGCCGCCGGTCAGGGCGACAGCCCTTGTCTGTTGCCCCGTGCGGAGCCTTTCGAGAGCGATCCGACCCGAGGTTTACGCTTGCTCGCCACCGTGCAGGAAGAATCGCGCCGGTTGCGGGCGCGTCTGCAGGGACTGGTGCAAGCCTCGCGGCTGGACCGACCACAGGCATTTCGCCATGGGCCGCGCTTGCTGCCCAAGCGTCTCTACCGCGCGGCGGTCGGCGATCCGCGCTTGTTCGCGCGCAAACGCGAGCGGGTAGCGGTGGATACCGCCATTCACCTACTGATCGACTTGTCCGGATCCATGAATTCGCCAGTGCGCCGTCGTGATGGCCTGGTTCAACGTCGGGGGCAAATCGCCCAATCCGCCGCCTTGGCTCTGGCCTTGGCGTTGGACGGCATCCATGGGGTTTCCGTCGCGGTCAGCGCTTTCCCGGGCCTGTCCGGGGTGGAGGATCGGATCAGTGTCCTAGTCCGCCATGGTCAGCGGCCGCGCGCCTGTGCTGGGGCCTTTCTGCAAAGCACCCGGGGCGGCACACCGATGGCCGGCGCGCTCTGGTTCGCGGCGGCCGACTTACTGGGCCGACCGGAATCCCGACGCATTGTGCTGTTGCTGACCGACGGCAAGCCGAATCGCATCGCGGAAACGCGGGAGATTCTGCGGCTTTGTTCAGCCGCAGGTCTGGAGACCGTCGGGCTGGGCATTGGCGTGGATGTATCGGGGCTGTTCCCGGTGGCCTTGCGCGTCGATGAGGTCACGGAACTGAGAACGGCCTTATTCGGCGCGGCCGAGCGGTTGTTGCTCGCGGCCTGA